A DNA window from Ralstonia solanacearum K60 contains the following coding sequences:
- a CDS encoding cupredoxin domain-containing protein gives MLPTLPHDPRRRRALRQFTALAAGAALACVAHGEDPQVIRVHARKFTFTPDHITLKRGVPVMFELTGQDILMGFSIPDFNVRADVVPGQTARLALTPDRAGTFEFLCDIFCGTGHETMNGTLVVT, from the coding sequence ATGCTCCCCACCCTCCCACATGACCCACGGCGGCGACGCGCGCTGCGGCAGTTCACGGCGCTCGCCGCGGGTGCGGCACTGGCCTGCGTCGCGCACGGCGAAGACCCGCAGGTGATCCGGGTGCACGCCCGCAAGTTCACCTTCACGCCCGACCACATCACGCTCAAGCGCGGCGTGCCGGTAATGTTCGAGCTGACCGGTCAGGACATCCTGATGGGCTTTTCGATCCCGGACTTCAACGTGCGCGCGGATGTAGTCCCCGGCCAGACCGCACGGCTGGCCCTGACGCCCGACCGTGCCGGCACGTTCGAATTCCTGTGCGACATCTTCTGCGGGACCGGGCACGAGACGATGAACGGAACGCTGGTGGTCACCTGA
- a CDS encoding peptide chain release factor 3, whose translation MSTLQQEIRRRRTFAIISHPDAGKTTLTEKLLWFGGAIQMAGAVRARKASRHATSDWMELEKQRGISVTSSVMQFPYRNDGGDYIVNLLDTPGHEDFSEDTYRTLTAVDSAVMVIDSVNGVEAQTIKLLNVCRLRSTPILTFINKLDREGRAPIELLDEIENVLQIQCAPMTWPIGMGKSFKGVYHLVNDTVQLFDPNADSEKGATAGMIQGLDNPELDRVLGSQAEELRIDIELVRGASHTFDKDLFLAGKQCPVYFGSAVNNFGVQSLLDALVGLSPEPLARETQTREVTPFEDRFTGFVFKIQANMDPKHRDRIAFVRVCSGRFERGMKLLQVSTGKTVAINNAITFMAQDRNTTEEAYAGDIIGVPNHGTIRLGDAFTEGETLKFTGIPSFAPEYFRRARLNNPLKTKQLQKGLQQLAEEGATQMFRPLASNDLVLGAVGTLQFDVVAHRLEHEYGVDAIFEPHECATARWLKGKPEDIDKLIDKAGHNVAVDGAGDYVYLAPSQVNLRLTQERFPDIQFMETREVV comes from the coding sequence GTGAGTACGCTGCAGCAGGAGATCCGGCGCCGCCGGACGTTCGCCATCATTTCCCACCCGGACGCGGGCAAGACCACGCTCACGGAAAAGCTGCTGTGGTTCGGCGGCGCAATCCAGATGGCCGGAGCCGTGCGCGCGCGCAAGGCCAGCCGCCACGCCACCTCCGACTGGATGGAGCTGGAGAAGCAGCGCGGCATTTCGGTCACCTCGTCGGTGATGCAATTCCCGTACCGCAACGACGGCGGCGATTACATCGTCAACCTGCTCGACACGCCGGGCCACGAAGACTTCTCCGAAGACACTTACCGCACGCTGACGGCGGTCGACTCCGCCGTCATGGTGATCGACTCGGTCAACGGCGTGGAAGCGCAGACCATCAAGCTGCTCAATGTCTGCCGCCTGCGCAGCACGCCCATCCTGACCTTCATCAACAAGCTCGACCGCGAGGGCCGCGCGCCCATCGAGCTGCTCGATGAGATCGAAAACGTGCTGCAGATCCAGTGCGCGCCGATGACCTGGCCGATCGGCATGGGCAAGTCGTTCAAGGGTGTCTACCACCTCGTCAACGACACGGTGCAACTGTTCGACCCGAACGCCGATTCGGAGAAGGGCGCCACCGCCGGGATGATCCAGGGCCTGGACAACCCGGAGTTGGACCGCGTGCTGGGCTCGCAGGCCGAAGAGCTGCGTATCGATATCGAACTGGTGCGCGGCGCTTCGCACACCTTCGACAAGGACCTCTTCCTCGCCGGCAAGCAGTGCCCGGTGTATTTCGGCTCGGCGGTCAACAACTTCGGCGTGCAGTCGTTGCTGGATGCGCTGGTCGGGCTGTCGCCGGAGCCGCTGGCGCGCGAGACGCAGACACGCGAGGTCACGCCGTTCGAAGACAGATTCACCGGCTTCGTCTTCAAGATCCAGGCCAACATGGACCCGAAGCACCGCGACCGCATCGCCTTCGTGCGCGTGTGCTCCGGCCGCTTCGAGCGCGGCATGAAGCTGCTGCAGGTGTCGACCGGCAAGACGGTCGCCATCAACAACGCCATCACCTTCATGGCGCAGGACCGCAACACGACCGAAGAGGCCTACGCCGGCGACATCATCGGCGTGCCCAATCACGGCACCATTCGCCTGGGCGATGCCTTTACCGAAGGCGAGACGCTCAAGTTCACGGGCATCCCCTCGTTCGCGCCGGAATACTTCCGCCGCGCGCGGCTGAACAATCCGCTCAAGACCAAGCAGCTGCAGAAGGGCCTGCAGCAGTTGGCCGAAGAGGGGGCCACGCAGATGTTCCGCCCGCTCGCGTCCAATGACCTGGTGCTGGGCGCGGTCGGTACGCTGCAGTTCGATGTGGTGGCGCACCGGCTGGAGCACGAGTACGGCGTGGATGCCATCTTCGAGCCGCACGAGTGCGCCACCGCCCGCTGGCTCAAGGGCAAGCCGGAAGACATCGACAAGCTGATCGACAAGGCCGGCCACAACGTGGCCGTCGACGGCGCCGGCGACTATGTCTACCTGGCGCCGAGCCAGGTGAACCTGCGGCTGACGCAGGAGCGTTTCCCGGACATCCAGTTCATGGAGACGCGGGAAGTGGTGTAA
- a CDS encoding YihY/virulence factor BrkB family protein, translating into MRLASLFIDRSMLKGAWFVLAGAVQQWSAHRAASKGAALSFYTLFSLAPVLVLVISIAGLFFGEQAARGEIFGQIQGLVGTQGAAAVEAVLAATRRSGHGLFAAVTAMGLLVVGATTVFSELKDSLDELWDVPSRQQAGLWGVLRSRLLSFSLILVLAFLLLVSLIVNAALAVVERFWGAMWMGSVFAVVADAVSMVFSFAVVALLFGTIFKMLPETRVAWRDVGLGAVVTALLFTLGKHLIGLYLGNSAVASSYGAAGSVVALMLWVYYSAQIFFFGALVTRQYALRFGSRQADSAGPAGQAALLNPALAAGAGNGARHGGR; encoded by the coding sequence ATGCGCTTGGCCTCGCTTTTCATCGACCGCTCCATGCTCAAGGGCGCCTGGTTCGTGCTCGCGGGTGCCGTGCAGCAGTGGTCGGCGCATCGCGCCGCCAGCAAGGGCGCGGCGCTCTCGTTCTATACGCTGTTTTCGCTGGCGCCGGTGCTGGTGCTGGTGATTTCCATCGCCGGCCTGTTCTTCGGCGAGCAGGCCGCGCGCGGCGAGATCTTTGGGCAGATCCAGGGCCTGGTCGGCACGCAGGGCGCCGCTGCCGTGGAGGCCGTGCTGGCGGCCACGCGGCGTTCGGGCCACGGCCTGTTCGCGGCGGTCACGGCGATGGGGCTGCTGGTGGTGGGCGCTACCACGGTCTTCTCCGAACTCAAGGACAGCCTGGACGAGCTCTGGGACGTGCCGTCCCGCCAGCAGGCCGGGCTATGGGGGGTGCTGCGCTCGCGGCTGCTGTCGTTCAGCCTGATCCTGGTGCTGGCGTTCTTGCTGCTGGTGTCGCTGATCGTCAACGCCGCACTGGCGGTGGTGGAGCGCTTCTGGGGCGCCATGTGGATGGGATCGGTCTTCGCCGTGGTGGCCGATGCAGTGTCGATGGTGTTCTCGTTTGCGGTGGTGGCGCTGCTGTTCGGCACCATCTTCAAGATGCTGCCCGAGACCCGCGTGGCCTGGCGCGATGTCGGGCTGGGGGCGGTGGTCACGGCACTGCTGTTCACGCTGGGCAAGCACCTGATCGGGCTGTACCTGGGCAACAGCGCGGTGGCGTCGTCGTACGGGGCGGCGGGTTCGGTGGTGGCGCTGATGCTGTGGGTCTATTACTCGGCGCAGATCTTCTTTTTCGGTGCGCTCGTCACGCGGCAGTACGCGTTGCGCTTCGGCAGCCGGCAGGCCGATTCGGCGGGGCCGGCCGGCCAGGCCGCGCTGCTCAATCCGGCGCTGGCCGCCGGCGCGGGCAACGGTGCGCGCCATGGCGGCCGGTAG
- a CDS encoding DUF1328 domain-containing protein: MLRYAVIFFIIALAAALFGFGGIAAEAASIAKILFMIFVVLFVVSLIWGLVAGRG; the protein is encoded by the coding sequence ATGCTGCGCTACGCCGTCATCTTCTTCATCATCGCCCTGGCCGCGGCGCTGTTCGGGTTTGGCGGCATCGCTGCCGAGGCGGCCAGCATCGCCAAGATCCTGTTCATGATCTTCGTGGTGCTCTTCGTCGTCAGCCTGATCTGGGGCCTGGTGGCGGGGCGCGGATGA
- a CDS encoding sigma-54-dependent transcriptional regulator has protein sequence MPHILIVEDDASARAALGELVSAEGFTTAQAGSLRDARIQISRHSPDAVLIDLVLPDGNGMDLLEDIPSHSGTEIIVMTGHASVETAVEALRMGAADYLVKPVNFQRLKSILARIPRPGDLKAEIGNLRGELRRLGLFGQMLGNSSAMQTLYDQVSRVAPTEATVLLIGESGTGKELAAQTIHDLSLRRKQPFLPVNCGAISPNLIESEMFGHERGSFTGADRQHKGYFERANGGTLFLDEITEMPVELQVKLLRVLETGVFMRVGTNREIDTDVRVIAATNRDPEEAVADGKLRADLYHRLNVFPLQLPPLRERGKDVELLAQHFLDQLNAHNNTKKTFLPQAMDTLRAYNWPGNVRELRNYVQRAYIMSDDTGISTEAVPLQVSTTQASSGSTLTIPVGTSLASADKKIILATLEQCGGVKKRAAELLGISLKTLYNRLEEYGNSNSNSNSNSNSNSNSNSNSNSNSNSNSEGENGKAQTTEA, from the coding sequence ATGCCACATATTCTGATTGTCGAAGACGATGCCAGCGCGCGCGCCGCGCTGGGCGAACTGGTCAGCGCCGAGGGCTTTACCACGGCCCAGGCGGGCTCGCTGCGCGACGCGCGCATCCAGATCTCGCGCCACAGCCCGGACGCCGTGCTGATCGACCTGGTCCTGCCGGACGGCAACGGCATGGACCTGCTGGAAGACATCCCCTCGCATTCCGGCACCGAGATTATCGTCATGACCGGCCATGCCAGCGTGGAAACGGCGGTGGAAGCGCTGCGCATGGGCGCGGCCGACTACCTCGTCAAGCCGGTCAACTTCCAGCGCCTGAAATCCATCCTGGCACGCATTCCGCGCCCGGGCGACCTCAAGGCCGAGATCGGCAACCTGCGCGGCGAGCTGCGGCGGTTGGGCCTGTTCGGCCAGATGCTCGGCAATTCGTCGGCGATGCAGACGCTGTACGACCAGGTCAGCCGCGTGGCGCCGACCGAAGCCACCGTCCTGCTGATCGGCGAATCGGGCACGGGCAAGGAACTGGCCGCGCAGACCATTCACGACCTGAGCCTGCGGCGCAAGCAGCCCTTCCTGCCGGTCAACTGCGGCGCCATCTCGCCCAACCTGATCGAATCGGAGATGTTCGGCCACGAGCGCGGCAGCTTCACCGGCGCCGACCGCCAGCACAAGGGCTACTTCGAGCGCGCCAACGGCGGCACGCTGTTTCTCGACGAGATCACCGAGATGCCGGTCGAGCTGCAGGTCAAGCTGCTGCGCGTGCTGGAGACCGGCGTGTTCATGCGCGTGGGCACCAACCGTGAGATCGATACCGACGTGCGCGTGATCGCCGCCACCAACCGCGATCCCGAAGAGGCCGTCGCCGACGGCAAGCTGCGTGCCGATCTGTACCACCGGCTCAATGTGTTTCCGCTGCAGTTGCCCCCGCTGCGCGAGCGCGGCAAGGATGTCGAATTGCTGGCGCAGCACTTCCTGGACCAGCTCAACGCGCATAACAACACCAAGAAGACCTTCCTGCCGCAGGCGATGGATACGCTGCGCGCCTACAACTGGCCCGGCAATGTGCGCGAGCTGCGTAACTATGTGCAGCGCGCCTACATCATGTCCGACGACACCGGCATCAGCACCGAGGCGGTGCCGCTGCAGGTGTCCACCACGCAGGCGTCGTCCGGGTCCACGCTGACGATCCCGGTCGGCACGTCGCTGGCGAGCGCCGACAAGAAGATCATCCTGGCGACGCTGGAGCAATGCGGCGGCGTGAAGAAGCGTGCCGCCGAACTGCTCGGCATCAGCCTCAAGACGCTGTACAACCGTCTGGAGGAATATGGCAACAGCAACAGCAACAGCAACAGCAACAGCAACAGCAACAGCAACAGCAACAGCAACAGCAACAGCAACAGCAACAGCAACAGCGAGGGTGAGAACGGCAAGGCGCAGACCACGGAAGCCTGA
- a CDS encoding sigma-54 interaction domain-containing protein has protein sequence MSLSETFADDRVVTTGRLPCPPALAGRADTDVIDAFDDAARLAAFVKPTAASTPDVDDVTDIADPDFGHLYGRSAVMRALYGQIGKVSGTLATVLIIGESGTGKELIARTVHDMSPRADQAFIAVNCGAISPNLIESELFGHERGSFTGAGQRHTGYFEHACNGTIFLDEITEMPVEMQVKLLRVLETGVFMRVGGTEPIQTRARIIAATNRNLQEAVADGTFREDLMYRLAVVPLHVPPLRDRAEDIEELAQHFLAQFNAAHQTDKTFSRAALSALRQHTWPGNVRELRNAVQRGYILGEKTVELSMPLTSPRSPARPTVKEGMLNVSVGVTLAEAQRVMILATLEHFQGDKRQAAKTLGVSLKTLYNRLDLYHNQSTEAVGLPA, from the coding sequence ATGTCCTTGAGCGAAACCTTCGCAGACGATCGCGTAGTCACCACCGGTCGCCTGCCTTGCCCCCCCGCACTGGCGGGCCGCGCCGACACCGACGTTATCGATGCGTTCGACGATGCCGCGCGCCTGGCCGCGTTCGTCAAGCCCACCGCCGCCTCGACGCCCGATGTCGACGATGTCACCGATATTGCCGACCCCGACTTCGGCCACCTGTACGGCCGTTCAGCGGTCATGCGAGCGCTGTACGGCCAGATCGGCAAGGTGTCCGGCACGCTGGCGACCGTGCTGATCATCGGGGAATCCGGCACCGGCAAGGAACTGATCGCCCGCACCGTGCACGACATGAGCCCGCGCGCGGACCAGGCCTTCATCGCCGTCAACTGCGGCGCGATCTCGCCCAACCTGATCGAATCGGAACTGTTCGGCCACGAGCGCGGCAGCTTCACCGGCGCGGGCCAGCGCCACACCGGCTATTTCGAGCACGCCTGCAACGGCACGATCTTCCTCGACGAGATCACCGAGATGCCGGTGGAGATGCAGGTCAAGCTGCTGCGCGTGCTGGAGACCGGCGTCTTCATGCGCGTGGGCGGCACGGAACCGATCCAGACCCGCGCGCGCATCATCGCCGCGACCAACCGCAACCTGCAGGAAGCCGTAGCCGACGGCACCTTCCGCGAAGACCTGATGTACCGGCTGGCGGTGGTACCGCTGCACGTGCCGCCACTGCGCGACCGCGCCGAGGACATCGAAGAACTGGCCCAGCATTTCCTGGCGCAGTTCAACGCCGCGCACCAGACCGACAAGACCTTCTCGCGCGCGGCCCTGTCGGCGCTGCGCCAGCACACCTGGCCGGGCAACGTGCGCGAGCTGCGCAACGCGGTACAGCGCGGCTACATCCTGGGCGAAAAGACCGTGGAGCTCTCCATGCCGTTGACGTCGCCGCGCAGCCCGGCACGCCCGACGGTGAAGGAGGGCATGCTCAATGTCTCGGTGGGCGTCACGCTGGCCGAAGCCCAGCGCGTCATGATCCTCGCCACGCTGGAGCACTTCCAGGGCGACAAGCGGCAGGCCGCCAAGACCCTCGGCGTCAGCCTCAAGACGCTCTACAACCGGCTCGACCTGTATCACAACCAGAGCACCGAGGCCGTCGGGCTGCCCGCATAA